Proteins encoded within one genomic window of Flavobacterium gilvum:
- a CDS encoding tetratricopeptide repeat protein: MRKLPWLFLFFSTVQITSLYSQKSTIYTYSLKEFDKALSLYEDKQYASAQIIFKNVKDAATTEGLQSDCAYYIANCAIRTDQENAEELINRFVEEYPSSRKQNQAYIDVAYYYFDHKEYKEALQWFNKVDESVLKNSDRDKYNFEKGYCYFDSKKTKEAKNYFSKVANSNQYGTQSKYYMGFMAYESDDYAEANKQFDQVATNEKYSEKLSYYKSDMSFKSGDFQKAIDLGIKAMPNSTPEEKSELNKIIGESYFNLKQYDKAIPYLVGYKGKKGKWNNTDFYQLGYAYYVQKDYENAISQFNKIIDGNDFVAQNAYYHLGESYLKSGKKQQALNAFKNASEMNFNLKLQEDASFNYAKLSYEIGNSYQSVPEILLGFINKYPANPNNGTIEKLLIDSYISSKNYKEALVLLDKNKTPENRAAYQKVVFYRGLELYNEGNYSESLLMFEKAIKEPKDAVVTARASFWKAESEFNLEDYKEALSDYQQFANLAKAKETPEFKNINYNIAYANFKLKEYDAAGNSFQSQIDNNKTDKVRLNDSYLRLADCRFVTAKYQPALDAYIKVIESKSVDGDYAYFQKALCYGFLSKNSKKIEEMNSFLSLYPKSDFQDDALFELGNTYVAENKTDLAIKTYDKIVTGFKNSSYTSRAILRQGLIYYNSDKDDLAIAKFKKVASEFPKTPEAYEAVSTARIIYVDNGKVDEYASWVRTLDFVAVTDLELDNDTFEAAEKQLGQGNNKQAISGYSGYISKFPNGVNALKANFQLAQLYYSEGSESKSVPNYEYVVSQPRCEYTEQSLVRLAQIFLKETNCDKANPILVRIEKEADFPQNKTFAQANLMKCYYETKDYANAVVYADRVLNNPKTEENVKSDAQIIVARSAMQSGDEAKARTAYAKLLSVSKGELAAEALYYDAYFKNKDGKFELSNTAIQKLAKNYSSYRYFGAKGLVLMAKNYYGLKDSYQATYVLDNVIENFSNYSDVVEEAKTELNRIKAEEAKTNSSITK, encoded by the coding sequence ATGCGTAAACTTCCCTGGCTCTTTTTATTCTTTTCTACTGTTCAAATAACATCACTTTATTCACAAAAATCGACGATTTACACATATTCGTTAAAAGAATTTGACAAAGCACTTTCTTTGTATGAGGATAAGCAATATGCTTCGGCTCAAATTATTTTTAAGAATGTAAAAGATGCTGCCACAACTGAAGGATTGCAGTCGGATTGCGCATATTATATTGCCAATTGTGCTATTCGAACCGATCAGGAAAATGCCGAGGAGCTGATAAATCGTTTTGTGGAGGAGTACCCTTCAAGTCGCAAGCAAAATCAGGCTTACATTGATGTTGCCTATTATTATTTTGACCACAAGGAATACAAAGAGGCTTTGCAATGGTTTAATAAAGTAGACGAAAGTGTTCTGAAAAACAGTGATCGTGATAAATATAATTTCGAAAAAGGATATTGTTATTTTGATTCCAAAAAAACAAAGGAGGCCAAAAACTATTTCAGTAAAGTAGCCAACTCCAATCAATACGGAACGCAAAGCAAATATTATATGGGATTCATGGCTTATGAATCTGATGATTATGCTGAGGCGAATAAACAGTTTGACCAGGTTGCTACTAATGAAAAATATTCCGAAAAATTGTCTTATTATAAATCGGATATGAGTTTTAAATCCGGCGATTTTCAAAAAGCCATCGATTTAGGAATCAAAGCAATGCCAAATTCTACTCCAGAGGAAAAATCGGAATTGAATAAAATCATTGGCGAAAGCTATTTTAATCTAAAACAATACGATAAAGCAATTCCTTATTTGGTAGGTTATAAAGGCAAAAAAGGAAAATGGAACAATACCGATTTTTATCAATTGGGATATGCTTATTATGTGCAAAAAGATTATGAAAACGCCATTTCACAATTCAATAAAATAATTGACGGAAATGATTTTGTGGCCCAAAATGCGTATTATCATTTGGGAGAAAGTTATTTGAAATCAGGGAAAAAGCAACAAGCTTTGAATGCTTTCAAAAATGCTTCGGAAATGAATTTTAACTTAAAATTGCAGGAGGATGCGAGTTTTAATTATGCAAAACTGAGTTATGAAATTGGGAATTCGTACCAAAGTGTTCCAGAAATTTTATTGGGTTTCATTAATAAATACCCTGCAAATCCGAATAATGGAACGATAGAAAAACTATTGATTGATTCTTATATTTCTTCCAAAAACTACAAAGAAGCTTTGGTTTTATTAGATAAAAATAAAACTCCGGAAAATAGGGCAGCGTATCAAAAAGTGGTTTTCTACAGAGGATTGGAATTGTATAATGAAGGAAATTATTCGGAATCATTATTGATGTTCGAAAAAGCAATAAAGGAACCAAAAGATGCTGTTGTTACAGCGCGTGCTTCTTTTTGGAAAGCAGAATCGGAGTTTAATTTAGAGGATTATAAAGAAGCTTTGTCGGATTATCAGCAATTTGCAAATTTGGCGAAAGCCAAAGAAACGCCCGAATTCAAAAACATCAATTACAATATTGCTTACGCTAATTTTAAGCTGAAGGAATATGATGCCGCGGGGAATTCTTTCCAAAGCCAAATTGACAATAATAAAACGGATAAAGTTCGATTGAATGATTCTTATTTGCGTCTTGCTGATTGTCGATTCGTAACCGCAAAATACCAACCGGCTTTGGATGCTTACATCAAAGTAATTGAATCCAAAAGCGTGGATGGTGATTATGCTTATTTTCAAAAAGCGCTTTGTTATGGATTTCTTTCAAAAAACAGTAAAAAAATCGAAGAGATGAATTCGTTTTTGTCATTGTATCCAAAATCAGATTTTCAGGATGATGCTTTGTTTGAATTAGGAAATACGTATGTTGCTGAAAACAAAACGGATTTAGCGATAAAAACCTATGATAAAATCGTGACAGGTTTCAAAAACAGTTCTTATACTTCGAGAGCAATTTTGCGCCAGGGATTGATTTATTATAATTCGGATAAGGATGATTTGGCTATAGCCAAATTCAAAAAAGTAGCTTCAGAATTTCCTAAAACGCCCGAAGCTTACGAAGCCGTTTCGACTGCAAGAATTATTTATGTTGATAATGGAAAAGTAGATGAATATGCGAGTTGGGTACGCACTTTGGATTTTGTGGCAGTAACCGATTTGGAGTTGGATAACGACACTTTTGAGGCCGCCGAAAAACAGTTGGGGCAAGGAAACAACAAGCAGGCAATCTCGGGTTACAGCGGTTATATTTCGAAATTTCCAAATGGGGTAAATGCTTTGAAAGCTAATTTTCAATTGGCACAATTGTATTATTCAGAAGGTTCAGAGAGCAAATCGGTTCCTAATTATGAGTATGTTGTAAGTCAGCCTCGTTGCGAATATACGGAACAGTCGTTGGTGAGATTGGCTCAGATATTTTTGAAAGAGACTAATTGCGACAAAGCAAATCCGATTTTGGTTCGCATTGAAAAAGAAGCCGATTTTCCTCAGAATAAAACATTTGCGCAAGCGAATTTGATGAAATGTTATTATGAAACAAAAGATTATGCAAATGCAGTGGTGTACGCTGACAGAGTTTTGAACAATCCAAAAACGGAGGAGAATGTAAAAAGCGATGCCCAAATCATTGTAGCCCGTTCCGCAATGCAATCTGGTGATGAGGCAAAAGCCAGAACCGCTTACGCAAAATTACTAAGTGTAAGCAAAGGGGAACTCGCCGCCGAAGCTTTGTATTATGATGCTTACTTTAAAAACAAAGACGGAAAATTTGAACTTTCGAATACTGCCATTCAAAAATTAGCCAAAAATTATTCGAGCTACCGTTATTTTGGAGCCAAAGGTTTGGTTTTGATGGCAAAAAATTATTACGGGTTGAAAGATAGTTATCAGGCGACTTATGTTTTGGATAATGTAATCGAGAATTTCAGCAATTATTCGGATGTTGTTGAAGAAGCCAAAACCGAATTGAATAGAATAAAAGCGGAGGAAGCCAAAACAAATTCATCAATCACTAAATAG
- a CDS encoding PhzF family phenazine biosynthesis protein: protein MKLPFYIVDVFAEEKYAGNQLAVFLDAKELDSEMMQKIAREINFAESTFITVLQPENNSAEIRIFTAEHEMKFAGHPVIGTSWVLMNKIFESQRRTLKLTVPIGEIPIKQSGDLVWLQAAQPQFLDIFPKEGLLPFSNLSLSDFDSDFPVQEVTTGSAFVIVPLKSKKALENLNLELPKMKEWLLFHCKTNHRALYFYCFGEGKLYSRMLYIESNQIMEDAATGSASTCLQAFLLKYHSAEIKTVNHQGDFINRPSRIYFDGKLSEDYFDIKIGGKTQFIAKGEWEV from the coding sequence ATGAAATTACCTTTTTATATAGTGGATGTTTTTGCTGAGGAAAAATATGCCGGAAATCAATTGGCGGTTTTTTTGGATGCCAAAGAATTGGATTCGGAAATGATGCAGAAAATTGCACGAGAAATAAATTTTGCAGAAAGTACTTTTATCACAGTTCTTCAGCCCGAAAACAACAGTGCCGAAATCAGAATTTTTACCGCCGAACACGAAATGAAGTTTGCCGGTCATCCTGTGATTGGAACTTCTTGGGTTTTGATGAATAAAATATTCGAAAGTCAACGACGCACTTTGAAATTGACGGTTCCAATTGGAGAAATCCCAATTAAGCAATCGGGAGATTTAGTTTGGTTGCAGGCCGCACAGCCTCAATTTTTGGATATTTTCCCAAAGGAAGGTTTACTGCCTTTCAGTAATTTAAGTCTATCTGATTTTGATTCGGATTTTCCGGTTCAGGAAGTGACCACGGGAAGTGCGTTTGTGATTGTACCGCTTAAAAGCAAAAAAGCATTGGAGAACTTAAATCTCGAATTGCCGAAAATGAAAGAATGGCTTTTGTTTCATTGCAAAACAAATCATAGAGCACTTTATTTCTATTGTTTTGGCGAGGGAAAACTCTACAGCAGAATGTTGTATATCGAAAGCAACCAAATCATGGAAGATGCGGCGACTGGAAGTGCAAGTACCTGTTTGCAAGCTTTTCTTTTGAAATACCATTCGGCGGAAATTAAAACAGTCAATCATCAAGGTGATTTCATCAATAGACCCTCCCGAATTTATTTTGACGGAAAATTATCAGAAGATTATTTTGATATAAAAATTGGTGGTAAAACACAATTTATTGCCAAAGGCGAATGGGAAGTATAA
- a CDS encoding sugar 3,4-ketoisomerase: MTTIQDISLLKIPVVEDLNGNLAFVEKEVLPFEFKRVYYLFDVPSSAFRGGHSHIEQQEVLVALSGSFEVVMHDGKDKKSFLLNKPNFGLYLPKGIWRELENFSSGAVCLVFASDVFDESDYIRDYDAFLKTKK, encoded by the coding sequence ATGACAACAATACAAGATATTTCATTGCTCAAAATTCCCGTTGTAGAAGACCTAAACGGTAATCTTGCTTTTGTAGAAAAAGAAGTTTTACCATTTGAATTTAAGCGTGTTTATTATCTTTTTGATGTGCCAAGTTCTGCGTTTCGAGGCGGACATTCCCATATTGAACAGCAAGAAGTTTTGGTTGCACTAAGTGGTAGTTTTGAAGTTGTGATGCATGACGGAAAGGACAAAAAGAGTTTTCTGTTAAACAAACCCAACTTTGGATTGTATCTTCCAAAAGGGATTTGGAGAGAATTGGAAAATTTTTCTTCGGGTGCTGTTTGTTTGGTTTTTGCTTCCGATGTTTTTGATGAATCCGATTATATTCGGGATTATGATGCTTTTTTGAAAACAAAAAAATGA
- a CDS encoding glycosyltransferase, translated as MQDNSLVTVICLCYNHEKFVTESLLSVINQDYPFVELIIVDDCSTDNSKTIISDWLKKNPKVQFIANETNLGNTKSFNKALKFAKGEFIIDLAADDILLPNCISLQLKKFKESRYKKLGIVYGNAELITEEGAFDSCFFPLDENKKTIENRPTGDIYLSVLSGGNSICSVSAMIKKTVFDHLGGFDENLGYEDLDFWIRTCRLYEVDFIDEILIQKRITTNSLGTHFYIKKDPKARKINYSTYLIIKKAIALNQSKTEHKAILKRIHFEMILAYKNADFKLMFRYFLLEIKQRIRTLL; from the coding sequence ATGCAAGATAATTCATTGGTCACCGTTATTTGCCTATGTTACAATCATGAAAAGTTTGTTACGGAGAGTTTGCTTTCGGTTATCAATCAGGATTATCCTTTTGTAGAACTGATTATTGTTGATGATTGCAGTACCGACAATTCAAAAACAATCATTTCAGATTGGCTTAAAAAAAATCCCAAAGTCCAGTTTATTGCCAATGAAACCAATTTGGGAAACACAAAATCCTTCAACAAAGCATTAAAATTCGCCAAAGGAGAATTCATTATTGATTTGGCTGCCGATGATATTTTATTACCCAATTGTATTTCACTGCAACTAAAAAAATTCAAAGAGAGTCGTTATAAAAAATTAGGCATTGTATATGGAAATGCCGAATTAATTACGGAAGAAGGAGCCTTTGATTCGTGTTTTTTTCCATTAGACGAGAATAAAAAAACCATCGAAAACAGACCAACCGGCGACATTTACCTTTCTGTTCTTTCGGGGGGCAATAGCATTTGTTCAGTCTCGGCGATGATAAAGAAAACTGTTTTTGACCATTTGGGCGGTTTTGACGAAAATCTTGGTTACGAAGATTTAGACTTTTGGATTCGGACATGCCGACTGTACGAAGTTGATTTTATAGATGAAATTTTGATACAAAAAAGGATAACCACAAATTCTTTGGGAACTCATTTTTATATCAAAAAAGACCCAAAAGCGAGAAAAATAAATTATTCTACCTATTTGATAATTAAGAAAGCAATTGCACTAAATCAATCCAAAACAGAACACAAAGCTATTTTAAAAAGGATTCATTTTGAAATGATTTTGGCTTATAAAAACGCGGATTTCAAGTTGATGTTCCGGTATTTTTTGCTTGAAATAAAACAAAGAATTCGGACCCTTTTATAA
- a CDS encoding acyltransferase: MRTIYHKIKFYYSVNWAKTLYFNFKKFPFSIAKKLPFFFYGKVKFTSIKGEIIIRGNIKRGMIGFGQPYEMNTLHKGIAEIFIEGKMIFNGYMQFGKDYFIYIGKNAYCELGNMSSLGTDGKLICIEKIVLGEYCRIGHESQIMDSNFHPMIDTLTGEKLSMTAPINLGNYNYVGNRVSIMSKTKTADYCTIASNSICNKDYFKMGSNILIGGIPAKLIRENISRDWEWEKEALDAFLMI, encoded by the coding sequence TAAAAAATTCCCTTTTTCAATAGCCAAAAAACTTCCTTTTTTTTTCTATGGAAAAGTAAAATTCACTTCAATAAAAGGAGAAATCATAATTCGAGGGAATATAAAAAGAGGGATGATTGGTTTTGGTCAGCCTTATGAAATGAACACTTTGCATAAAGGAATTGCTGAAATTTTTATCGAGGGAAAAATGATTTTTAATGGTTATATGCAGTTTGGGAAAGATTATTTTATTTACATAGGCAAGAATGCTTATTGTGAACTTGGAAATATGTCGTCTTTGGGCACAGACGGAAAATTGATTTGTATCGAAAAAATTGTTTTGGGAGAATATTGTCGAATTGGTCACGAATCACAAATTATGGATTCCAATTTCCACCCAATGATTGATACGCTTACTGGTGAAAAATTATCGATGACAGCTCCAATCAATTTGGGAAATTATAATTATGTTGGAAATAGGGTTTCCATAATGTCAAAAACAAAAACAGCCGATTATTGCACAATTGCATCCAATAGTATTTGCAATAAAGATTATTTCAAAATGGGTTCCAATATTCTAATTGGAGGAATCCCCGCAAAATTAATCAGAGAAAATATTTCAAGAGATTGGGAATGGGAAAAAGAAGCTTTGGATGCGTTTCTGATGATTTGA
- a CDS encoding cell division ATP-binding protein FtsE: MSQSVLSLKNVNIYQEGKTILSDVNLEVNHGEFLYIIGKTGSGKSSLLKTLYADLPLLEGEGKIVEFDLATLKEDDIPFLRRKIGIVFQDFKLLPDRTVKDNMLFVLKATGWTDKAEMDAKIDDVLDKVNMKDFANKMPHQLSGGEQQRIAIARALLNDPEFILADEPTGNLDPQTSVEVLEVLRQINNLGKTVIMATHDYALLMKYPYKTLKCEDATIFEVVQRTV, from the coding sequence ATGTCACAATCTGTACTGTCTTTAAAAAACGTAAACATATACCAAGAAGGAAAAACTATTTTATCCGATGTTAATCTTGAAGTCAATCATGGCGAATTTTTATACATCATCGGGAAAACGGGTTCCGGAAAGAGTAGTTTATTAAAAACATTGTACGCCGATTTACCTTTATTAGAGGGTGAAGGAAAAATTGTGGAATTTGACTTGGCTACTTTAAAAGAAGATGATATTCCGTTTTTGAGAAGAAAAATCGGGATTGTTTTTCAGGATTTTAAATTATTGCCGGACCGTACGGTAAAAGACAATATGCTTTTTGTTCTGAAAGCGACGGGTTGGACTGATAAAGCAGAAATGGATGCCAAAATTGATGATGTGCTAGACAAAGTCAACATGAAAGATTTTGCCAACAAAATGCCTCACCAACTTTCGGGTGGTGAACAACAGCGAATTGCCATCGCAAGAGCCTTGTTGAACGACCCTGAATTTATCCTTGCCGATGAACCAACCGGGAACCTTGACCCACAAACCAGTGTTGAAGTTCTTGAAGTTTTAAGACAAATCAACAATCTTGGCAAAACAGTTATCATGGCAACTCATGATTATGCATTGCTAATGAAATATCCATACAAAACATTAAAATGTGAGGATGCCACCATTTTTGAAGTGGTGCAAAGAACCGTGTAA
- a CDS encoding glycosyltransferase produces MILSHKKKKIALIGYRLSGGGSDKVMANLSLFLQSQGYEIDIIIVLDEVSYPYAGKLVNLGLLKNKFNGFFNKMVRLGALCNYLQTNRFDFIIDFRFRTKIIQELILARLIYNVKTIFTVHSFLIDHYMPNNSWLTRLMYNHCLANVALGDEMKLYIEKSHQLKNVVAIPNSINIEEILQKQDENIDFDFEFVLAVGQYENDIKQFDKLIETYSKSVLSQKQIHLVIVGNGDESRLKEIISKNNVSNFIHLLGYQNNPFKFMKRARFLVLCSKNEGFPNVILESLACKTPVVSFDCDFGPRDMITNFKNGILVENQNWGKLIEAMNQLVLEEVLYQKLKENTFESIAPFHLEKVGALWLNLLNE; encoded by the coding sequence ATGATATTGTCTCACAAAAAGAAGAAAATTGCTTTGATTGGCTATCGCTTAAGCGGAGGCGGAAGCGATAAAGTGATGGCAAATCTGTCTCTTTTTTTGCAAAGTCAAGGCTATGAAATTGACATAATTATTGTGTTGGACGAAGTGAGTTATCCTTATGCTGGGAAATTGGTAAACTTAGGTTTGCTGAAAAATAAATTCAATGGTTTTTTTAATAAAATGGTAAGACTCGGCGCGTTATGCAATTATTTGCAAACGAATCGATTTGATTTTATTATCGATTTTCGTTTTCGTACCAAAATCATTCAGGAACTTATTTTGGCTCGATTGATTTATAATGTCAAAACCATTTTTACGGTTCATAGTTTTTTGATTGACCATTATATGCCCAATAATTCATGGCTGACGCGATTAATGTACAATCATTGCTTGGCAAATGTGGCTCTTGGCGACGAAATGAAATTGTACATTGAAAAAAGTCATCAGCTGAAGAATGTAGTCGCTATTCCAAATTCGATTAATATCGAAGAAATTCTTCAAAAACAAGATGAAAATATAGATTTTGATTTTGAATTTGTTCTCGCAGTCGGGCAATATGAAAACGATATTAAACAGTTTGATAAGCTGATTGAGACATATTCAAAATCAGTTTTGTCTCAAAAACAAATTCATTTGGTGATTGTGGGAAATGGTGATGAATCTAGGCTGAAAGAAATTATTTCGAAGAATAATGTTTCCAATTTTATTCATCTTTTAGGATACCAAAACAATCCGTTTAAGTTTATGAAAAGAGCTCGCTTTTTGGTTTTGTGCAGTAAAAATGAAGGATTTCCAAATGTGATTTTGGAATCGTTGGCCTGTAAAACTCCGGTTGTGTCTTTTGATTGTGATTTTGGACCAAGAGATATGATTACGAATTTTAAAAATGGTATTTTAGTAGAAAATCAAAATTGGGGAAAACTTATCGAAGCGATGAATCAGCTTGTTTTAGAGGAAGTTTTATATCAAAAACTAAAAGAAAATACATTCGAAAGTATAGCTCCTTTTCATCTTGAAAAAGTTGGTGCTTTATGGTTGAATTTATTGAATGAATAA
- a CDS encoding glycosyltransferase gives MLSILIPIYDYNAFPLVSELHRQCVKCNLEFEILCQDDASVLFLDQNNEINNLENCFFSTNETNFGKSKNINQIVVKAKFDWLLLLDCDTFPESSNFISNYLNEIQKKENKAVFGGLLYESKQPQKEQLLRWIYGRNRESLSIEKRKQNPNKSALTSNLILKKELLLQHPFDQTITKYGYEDLCFLSKLEANKIIVSHIENPVFHLNLETSIVFLKKTQTALENLVLLYNSNKITAESSKIISCFVILKKLKLTGLTAFLFQKTKTKIEANLLSQKPSLFLFDLYKLGFFCTLTQIKQ, from the coding sequence ATGCTTTCCATTCTTATTCCGATTTACGATTACAATGCTTTTCCGTTAGTGAGCGAATTGCATCGACAATGTGTGAAATGTAATTTGGAATTCGAAATTTTATGCCAAGATGATGCTTCTGTTCTTTTTTTAGACCAAAACAACGAAATCAATAACTTAGAAAATTGTTTTTTTTCTACCAATGAAACTAATTTTGGCAAAAGCAAAAATATCAATCAAATAGTTGTTAAAGCTAAGTTTGACTGGCTTCTTCTTTTGGACTGCGACACATTTCCGGAAAGTTCAAATTTCATTTCTAATTATCTAAATGAGATTCAGAAAAAAGAAAACAAAGCTGTTTTTGGCGGACTTCTTTATGAATCCAAACAACCACAAAAAGAGCAATTATTGCGATGGATTTATGGCCGAAACAGGGAATCACTTTCGATAGAAAAAAGAAAACAAAACCCAAACAAAAGTGCCTTAACTTCAAATTTAATATTGAAAAAAGAGCTCCTTCTGCAACATCCATTTGATCAAACCATCACAAAATACGGCTACGAAGATTTGTGTTTTTTATCAAAATTAGAAGCAAATAAAATAATTGTTTCTCATATTGAAAATCCTGTTTTTCATTTGAATCTGGAGACTTCAATTGTTTTTTTAAAGAAAACCCAAACTGCTTTGGAAAATCTAGTTTTATTATATAATTCTAATAAAATAACAGCCGAGTCTAGCAAGATAATTTCCTGTTTTGTTATTTTAAAAAAATTAAAATTAACCGGATTGACTGCTTTTCTTTTTCAAAAAACCAAAACCAAAATCGAAGCCAATTTACTTTCTCAAAAGCCTTCCTTGTTTTTATTTGACCTCTATAAATTGGGTTTCTTTTGTACTTTAACGCAGATTAAGCAATAA
- a CDS encoding glycosyltransferase family 4 protein — protein MKLLYIVPKIKCAGGVARVLSIKANYFVENFGYEVHVLSQNEDNLEPFYSFNSKIIFHNMNLGGNIFRFFFLFQKSVNQKIKAINPDVVLVADNGLKAFSYPFILKTKTPIVFECHGSKYVEEKASKASFLLKLKYWFKDFAAGKFTKMVALSEESLKEWNVKNAFVIKNPSWIENHNKANLQYKKAIAIARNSYEKGLDRLLVIWKQINQKYPDWILDIYTDDVVSLEKKALDFGINSGINYLNFVKNIEEKYLEASFLLMTSRTEGLPMVFLEAMTLGLPCVAYDCPTGPRAIIKDNYNGFLIPDGNAEIFVEKITFLIENEEQRLKFGSNATETSKQFSAEKIMKEWKVFLENLR, from the coding sequence ATGAAGCTACTTTACATTGTTCCCAAAATAAAATGCGCCGGAGGTGTTGCCCGCGTTTTGAGTATAAAAGCCAATTATTTTGTCGAAAATTTTGGTTACGAAGTTCATGTTTTGTCTCAAAATGAAGATAATTTAGAACCCTTTTATTCATTCAATTCCAAAATTATTTTTCATAATATGAATTTGGGAGGGAATATTTTTCGTTTCTTTTTTTTGTTTCAAAAAAGTGTAAATCAAAAAATTAAAGCGATTAATCCCGATGTGGTTTTGGTTGCCGATAATGGTTTGAAGGCGTTTTCATATCCTTTTATTTTAAAAACAAAAACGCCAATTGTTTTTGAATGTCACGGTTCCAAATATGTTGAAGAAAAAGCGTCGAAAGCTAGTTTTCTTTTGAAATTAAAATATTGGTTTAAAGATTTTGCTGCCGGGAAATTTACCAAAATGGTAGCTTTGTCCGAGGAAAGTTTAAAAGAATGGAACGTTAAAAATGCCTTTGTCATTAAGAATCCTTCCTGGATTGAAAACCATAACAAAGCCAATTTACAATACAAAAAAGCTATTGCAATAGCGCGGAATTCTTATGAAAAAGGTTTGGATCGATTGTTGGTTATTTGGAAACAAATCAATCAAAAATATCCCGATTGGATTTTGGATATTTATACGGATGATGTTGTTTCTTTAGAAAAAAAAGCCCTTGATTTTGGAATCAATTCGGGAATTAATTATCTCAATTTTGTAAAAAACATTGAAGAAAAATATTTGGAAGCGTCTTTTTTATTGATGACTTCAAGAACCGAAGGTTTGCCGATGGTATTTTTGGAAGCAATGACTTTGGGTTTGCCTTGTGTAGCTTACGATTGTCCGACTGGCCCACGCGCCATTATTAAAGACAATTATAACGGTTTTTTAATTCCTGACGGAAATGCTGAGATCTTTGTCGAAAAAATTACTTTTTTGATTGAAAATGAAGAGCAAAGATTGAAATTTGGTTCCAATGCAACAGAAACTTCAAAGCAATTTTCAGCCGAAAAAATAATGAAGGAGTGGAAGGTGTTTTTGGAAAATTTGCGTTAG